The stretch of DNA CATCGCGGTCACGGTGAATCCCGGATCTACGCGGGGCGAGCTGCGGTACTTCCTCGAGGACTCCGGGGCGGTCCTCGCCCTGGCCGGCGACAGCACGCAGGCCCACCTCGAGGAGGCCGGCGAGGAGCTCGGAGTTCCGGTCTGGAACCTGAACGAGTCGGCCGCGCCGGTCACGGAGAGCGATCTGCCGCGCTCCGTCGAGCCCGGTGACGGCGCCTGCATCATGTACACCTCGGGGACGACAGGTCAGCCGAAGGGCGCCCAGCTCACCCACCACGGCATCCGGGGAAGTGCCAGGTCGATCAGCGAGGCGCTCGGCCTGACGTCCGACGACCACTTCGGCAGCGCGCTGCCGCTCTTCCACGTCTTCGGGCAGGTGACGATCATCCGCACGGCGTACGAGCTGGGCATTCCCGTCACCCTGATGACGAAGTTCGACGCGGCCGCCCTGCTGGAGACCGCGGCCCGGCACGGAGTCACCCTGCTGGCCGGCGTTCCGACGATGTGGAACGCCATGTCCAACGTCGGGCCCGAGGTCGACTCGCTCGACCTCTCGCGGCTGCGGCTCGCCATCTCCGGCGGCGCCGGCCTGCCCACCGAGGTCGCCAGCCGGTTCGAGGAGCGGTACGGCTGCGAGGTCCTGGCCGGCTATGGCCTCACGGAGACGGCGGGGGTGGGCGCCTGCCCGCCCCTCGACGCCCCGCACAAGCCCCAGAGCGCCGGCATCGCCTGGCCCGGTGCCGAGCTGGCCATCCTCGACACCGAGCACCGGCAGCTCCCGCCGGGCAGCATCGGCGAGATCGCGGTCCGCTCGGACATGTGCTTCAAGAACTACTGGAATCGGCCGGAGGCCACCGCCAAGGCGTGGCACGAGGACTGGTTCCTCACCGGTGACCTCGGGCGCATGGACGACGAGGGCCACCTGTGGGTCGTCGACCGGATCAAGGACCTGATCATCCGCGGCGGGTACAACGTGTACCCCAAGGAGCTCGAGGAGATCCTCTACTCGCACCCGGACGTGCTGGAGGCCGCCGTCGTGGGCGTCCCCGACGAGCGTCTCGGCGAGGAGATCGCGGCCGTGGTCGTCCTGCGCGAGGGCCGTGACTTCGACGTCGCCGGGATGCAGGCGTGGATGTCCGAGCGGGTCGCCGCCTACAAGACCCCGCGGATCTACCAAGTCGTCGCCGAGCTCCCGCGGGGCTCGACGGGCAAGATCCTCAAGCGCGAGATCGACCGGTCGGTCGTCGACGCCGAAGGCCTCCGCACCGCCAGGACCTCGAAGCCGGTCCCGACCACCTGAAACCACGCCAGGGAGAACCATGATCCTTCATCGTCCAGAGCAGATCGAAGAGTTCACCGCTGCCGGGCTGTGGTCCACCGACCACACGCTCCTCGACGATCTGGACACCGGGGCCCGCACCTTCCCCGACCGCGTTGCCTACTCCGACCCGCCCAACCGGCGCGACCTGATCGGATCGGACCCCACGGCCCTGACCTGGTCGCAGCTGAAGGACGCGGCCGAGGGCGTGGCCACGAGCCTGGTGGACCTGGGCCTGGAGAAGGACGACGTGGTCATCGTCCAGTCCCCCAACGTCGTGGAGCTGCCCCTGCTGTACCTCGCGATCTGCGCCGCTGGCGGGATCATCTCGCCCGTGCCGATGCAGTGGCGCTCCAAGGACATCGGCTACGTGGCCGAGCTGACCGGCTCGCGCTTCCTGATCGCCCCCGAGACGTTCAAGAGCCACCGGCCGCTCGACGACGCGCGCGGCTGGCAGGACGGCTCGACGATCGAGCACCTCATCGACCTCGCGGACATCATGACGATGGCCGAGACGAAGCCCCGGCCCGACGTCCTGGCCGAGCGGCGACCCAGCCCCTACGAGATCTTCACGCTGTGCTGGACCTCGGGCACCGAGAGCCAACCGAAGGGCTGCCCGCTCAGCCACAACAACTGGAACTACGGCGGCCAGGCGCTGGTCAAGAGCCTGAGCCTGCGCGAGGGCAGCCACCGCCAGGTCGCGGCCGCGCCCGTCACGAACATGCTCGGCGTGTGCCTGACGATCACCGTGAATCTCAAGCTCTCCGGTTCGGTCGCCCTCCACCACCCGCTCGACCTCGACCTGCTGATCCAGCAGATCAACGACCACGAGACCCAGTTCCTGATCCTCCCGCCGGCGATCCTGCGTCAATTGCTGAACGCACCCGACTCGGCCCTGGACCTGACCTCGGTGGACTCGATCATGACCGGCGGCTCCCCGCCCTCGGGCTCCCTCATCGAGGGGTACAAGGAGCGGTGGGGCGTCGAGATCGTCAACGGCTGGGGAATGAACGAAGGCGCCGGCCTGTGGGCCGGCCCCGAGGACGTGCCCGCGGCCGACATGCGGTCGACGCACCTGCCCTGGTACGGACTGCCCGGCTACTCCTGGCCCTCGGGCATCAGCGGGATGCAGTACCGGGTCGTCGACGAGAACGACCACTCGACGACCACCGCTGGTGACACCGGCGAGCTGCGCGTCCGCGGCCCCCTCGTCTTCCCCGGGTACTTCAACCGCCCCGACCTGGCGGAGCGGGCCTTCGACGACCAGGGCTACCTCCGCACCGGTGACCTGTTCCTCATCAAGGGAGACGGGTTCCTGTCGTACTTCGACCGGCAGAAGGACATCATCATTCGCGGCGGCTTCAACATCAGCGCCGCCGAGGTCGAGAACCTCGTCGTCGGGGCGCCCGGCGTGGCGGACTGCGCGGCCGTCGGCGTCCCCGACGAGGAGCTGGGCGAGCGCGTCTGCGTCGTCGTCGTGCCCCGGGACGAGTCGGCTCCGCCGACGCTGGCCGACATCCTCTCCCACCTGCGCGACGCGGGCCTGGCGGTCTACAAGCTCCCCGAGCTCATCGAGTACATGGACGAGCTCCCCCGCAATCCCGTGGGCAAGCTCCTCAAGCGCGACATCCGGACCTCGGTCAGGGAGAGCGTCAGGTCCACCCTCTGATTTTCGGCAGCACCACACCTCCCCGGAAGGGAATGCGACACACCATGGCAGCAACGGACAATGATGTGATCCTCGTCGACGTCGAGGACGGGGTCGCCACGATCACCCTCAATCGACCCGACGTCTACAACGCGTGGAACAGCGAGGTCCAGACCAAGCTGTTCGGGCTCTTCGACACGATGGCCCACGACGACGACGTGCGCGTCGTCATCATCACGGGAGCCGGCAAGGCCTTCTCGGCCGGCGCCGACATGGAGATCCTCTCCGAGGAGGACGGCGGCACCGGAGCCGGCAGCCGACCGCTGCTGGCCCCGATGTGGTTCCCCAAGCCGGTCATCGCGGCGATCAACGGAGCCTGCGCCGGCATCGGCCTTCAGCTGGCCCTGATGTGCGACGTGCGCATCGCATCGCAGGACGCGAAGTTCACCACGGCGTTCGCCCGCCGCGGGCTCATCGCGGAGCACGGCCTCAGCTGGCTCTTCTCCCGCCTGACGTCGCTGGCGACGGCCTCCGAGCTGCTCCTGTCGGCGCGCGTCTTCAAGGGCGACGAGGCCGAGCGACTCGGTGTCGTCCACTTCGCCGTGCCGCGCGACGAGGTCCTGGACCGGGCCAACGCCTACGCCCGGGACCTGGCCGACAACGTGTCGCCCACCGCGATGGCCGTCATCAAGTGGCAGATGTACAACCACTACGACCGCCCGCTGATCGAGTCCATGGACCACTCGGACGAGCTGATGCGCGCCTCGGCGGCCCGGCCGGACCTGGCCGAGGGCGTGGCGAGCTTCCTGGAGCGCCGCCAGCCCAAGTTCGCGCCGCTCGACCACTCGGCCGTCCCGCCGACGACCTTCGCGGCGAAGCAGTGACCGTCGCGTCACCTCGGTGACGCCACGACGAAGGGGCCCGGTCCATTCGGACCGGGCCCCTTCGTCGTCGCAGGATCAGCCGACGTGCAGCGCGACGCGGATCGCGTCGCCGATGCGGCTGATCGAGAAGGCCGCCAGCACGATCACCAGGCCGGGGACGACCGTCGCGAACGGTGCCTGCGTGAAGAACAGGTACGCGTCCGCCAGGTCCCCGCCCCAGGACGGGTGCGGCGGGTTCACGCCGAGGCCGAGGAAGCCCAGCGCCGCCTGGACGATCATGGCGATGCTCGCCAGGCTGCACGCCTGGACCAGCACCGGCGCGAAGGCGTTCGGCAGCACGTGGCGGATGGCGGCGCGCGTGTTGCTGACTCCCAGCGAACGCGCGACCAGCAGGTAGTCCGCCCGCCGGATGGGCAGGATGTTCGACCTCAGCAGCATCGCGATGCTCGGCGCGAAGATGAACCCGAGCGCCACCATCGACATGTTGAGGCCGGAGCCAACGACTCCGGTGATCGCGACGGCCAGCACCAGGCCCGGGATGGACAGGATGGCGTCCGCGAGCCGCATGCTGACCTCGTCCAGCGGGCCACCGATGTATCCCGCGGCCAGGCCCCACGGAACACCGATGAGGAGGAAGACCGCGACGGCGATGGCCGTGCCCTGGAAGGCCGCGGCGGCGCCGTACATCAGCCGGCTCAGGACGTCGCGTCCGGCCTGGTCGGTGCCCAGCCAGTGCGACGCCGACGGGTTCGCGAACGTGTTGTCCGCGTCGGTCGTCAGTGGATCGTACGGCGCGATGAGGGGAGCCAGCAGGCCGACCAGGATCAGGGTGGCGACCACCGCGATGGCGAAGATCACCGTCGGGGTGAAGACCACGTCGGACCGGTTGCGCCTGCCGGCGGTCGCGGCCCGGCCGGGCACGAGGTTCTGGGCGATGCTCATGCGAGCTCCTTCCTGCGACGGGGATCGATCGCCGTCAGCACCAGATCGGCGATCAGGGACAGCATCACGACCGCGAACGCCAGCATCAGCACGATCGCCTGGAGTGCGGCGAAGTCACGGAAGTGGACGGCGTCGATGATCGAGGCCCCCAGCCCCGGCAGCACGAAGACGACGTCGATGATGACGAGCTCGCCGACGAGGGTCGAGGCCAGGAACGGGATGAACGTGATGATCGGTCCCACGGCGTTGCGCAGCGCGAGATCGAAGTTGATCCGTGCCGGGCTGACGCCCATCGCGCGGGCGGCGCGGATGTAAGGGCTGTCCAGGGCCGCCACCATGGCACTGCGGACGTGGCGGATCGTGAAGGCCGTGGGCGGTACGGCGATCAGCAGCACCGGCATGAGGATGGACTCGAGGTGCGGGATCACGCCCTCCGACCACGGCGTGTAGCCGTTGACCGGCAGCCAGCCCAGGCTGGCGCCGAAGATGCCCACGCACATCGTGGAGATCCAGAAGACCGGGACCGAGACGCCCAGGCCGGAGACGGCGAAGACCGTGCGGCCCAGCTTCGTCTCGCGCTTGATGGCGGCGAAGATGCCGATGCCACCACCGGCGACGAGCGCGACGAGCATGCCGAGTCCGACGATCTCCAGCGTCGACACCATGCGGGGCGCCAGGACGTCCACGACCGGGAGGCCGGTGGCGTAGGAGATGCCGAAGTCGCCCTGGAGGACGCCGCCGAGCCAGCTGAAGTACTGCTGCCACAGCGGCTGGTCGAGGCCGTACCTCTCGTTGATCATCTTGATGGTGTCGGGGTTGTCCGAGCCGCCCAGCAGGGCCTCGGCCGGACCACCGGGGATGATCACGCGCAGCATGAACGACAGCAGCGTGATCAGCAGGAGGGTCGGGATGACCACCCTCAGGCGGCGTAGGAATAGACGGGTCACGCGACACCTTCCCTCGCTGGGTGATGGAGCGGCTCGAACTCCTCGAAGTCGAGCTGGGGCATCTCGATGAACTCGTTGTGCGCCCCGTGGATCCTGGGGATGCTGCTGATGAGCGCCTGCGTGTAGGGGTGTCCGGGGTCGGCGATCACCGCGGACGAGGGGCCGGTCTCCACGACCCGGCCGCGGTACATCACGGCCAGCTGGTCGGACACCTCGTCGAGGACGCCGATGTCGTGGGAGATCAGCATGACGGCCAGCTCCCGCTCGTCGGTCACCTTGCGGATGATGTCCATGACCTCGCGCTGGACCGTCACGTCGAGCGCCGTGGTGGGCTCGTCGGCGAACAGGATGTCCGCGCCGCACACCAGCGCCATCGCGATCATGACGCGCTGGCACATGCCCCCGGACAGCTCGTACGGGTAGCTGTGGAGCACCCGCTC from Aeromicrobium phoceense encodes:
- a CDS encoding class I adenylate-forming enzyme family protein, which translates into the protein MVNAAQPIWTNAQSQPDAVALRIDGVEWSFRDLRDASAAWGARLAGAGVAPGERVLLAAGTQAEWVFAYHGILAIGAIAVTVNPGSTRGELRYFLEDSGAVLALAGDSTQAHLEEAGEELGVPVWNLNESAAPVTESDLPRSVEPGDGACIMYTSGTTGQPKGAQLTHHGIRGSARSISEALGLTSDDHFGSALPLFHVFGQVTIIRTAYELGIPVTLMTKFDAAALLETAARHGVTLLAGVPTMWNAMSNVGPEVDSLDLSRLRLAISGGAGLPTEVASRFEERYGCEVLAGYGLTETAGVGACPPLDAPHKPQSAGIAWPGAELAILDTEHRQLPPGSIGEIAVRSDMCFKNYWNRPEATAKAWHEDWFLTGDLGRMDDEGHLWVVDRIKDLIIRGGYNVYPKELEEILYSHPDVLEAAVVGVPDERLGEEIAAVVVLREGRDFDVAGMQAWMSERVAAYKTPRIYQVVAELPRGSTGKILKREIDRSVVDAEGLRTARTSKPVPTT
- a CDS encoding class I adenylate-forming enzyme family protein — translated: MILHRPEQIEEFTAAGLWSTDHTLLDDLDTGARTFPDRVAYSDPPNRRDLIGSDPTALTWSQLKDAAEGVATSLVDLGLEKDDVVIVQSPNVVELPLLYLAICAAGGIISPVPMQWRSKDIGYVAELTGSRFLIAPETFKSHRPLDDARGWQDGSTIEHLIDLADIMTMAETKPRPDVLAERRPSPYEIFTLCWTSGTESQPKGCPLSHNNWNYGGQALVKSLSLREGSHRQVAAAPVTNMLGVCLTITVNLKLSGSVALHHPLDLDLLIQQINDHETQFLILPPAILRQLLNAPDSALDLTSVDSIMTGGSPPSGSLIEGYKERWGVEIVNGWGMNEGAGLWAGPEDVPAADMRSTHLPWYGLPGYSWPSGISGMQYRVVDENDHSTTTAGDTGELRVRGPLVFPGYFNRPDLAERAFDDQGYLRTGDLFLIKGDGFLSYFDRQKDIIIRGGFNISAAEVENLVVGAPGVADCAAVGVPDEELGERVCVVVVPRDESAPPTLADILSHLRDAGLAVYKLPELIEYMDELPRNPVGKLLKRDIRTSVRESVRSTL
- a CDS encoding enoyl-CoA hydratase-related protein codes for the protein MILVDVEDGVATITLNRPDVYNAWNSEVQTKLFGLFDTMAHDDDVRVVIITGAGKAFSAGADMEILSEEDGGTGAGSRPLLAPMWFPKPVIAAINGACAGIGLQLALMCDVRIASQDAKFTTAFARRGLIAEHGLSWLFSRLTSLATASELLLSARVFKGDEAERLGVVHFAVPRDEVLDRANAYARDLADNVSPTAMAVIKWQMYNHYDRPLIESMDHSDELMRASAARPDLAEGVASFLERRQPKFAPLDHSAVPPTTFAAKQ
- a CDS encoding ABC transporter permease; translation: MSIAQNLVPGRAATAGRRNRSDVVFTPTVIFAIAVVATLILVGLLAPLIAPYDPLTTDADNTFANPSASHWLGTDQAGRDVLSRLMYGAAAAFQGTAIAVAVFLLIGVPWGLAAGYIGGPLDEVSMRLADAILSIPGLVLAVAITGVVGSGLNMSMVALGFIFAPSIAMLLRSNILPIRRADYLLVARSLGVSNTRAAIRHVLPNAFAPVLVQACSLASIAMIVQAALGFLGLGVNPPHPSWGGDLADAYLFFTQAPFATVVPGLVIVLAAFSISRIGDAIRVALHVG
- a CDS encoding ABC transporter permease; this encodes MTRLFLRRLRVVIPTLLLITLLSFMLRVIIPGGPAEALLGGSDNPDTIKMINERYGLDQPLWQQYFSWLGGVLQGDFGISYATGLPVVDVLAPRMVSTLEIVGLGMLVALVAGGGIGIFAAIKRETKLGRTVFAVSGLGVSVPVFWISTMCVGIFGASLGWLPVNGYTPWSEGVIPHLESILMPVLLIAVPPTAFTIRHVRSAMVAALDSPYIRAARAMGVSPARINFDLALRNAVGPIITFIPFLASTLVGELVIIDVVFVLPGLGASIIDAVHFRDFAALQAIVLMLAFAVVMLSLIADLVLTAIDPRRRKELA